A genomic region of Pseudopipra pipra isolate bDixPip1 chromosome W, bDixPip1.hap1, whole genome shotgun sequence contains the following coding sequences:
- the LOC135404613 gene encoding olfactory receptor 14J1-like codes for MSNSSSMPQFLLLAFSDRRELQLLHFWLFLAISLAALLANGLILSAVACDHHLHTPMGFFLLNLSLTDLGCICTTVPKAMHNSLWDTTTISYTGCAAQLFFFAFFMSAEFSLLTIMCYDRYVAICEPLHYGTLLGSRACAHMAAAAWATGFLYSLLHTANTFSLPLCQGNALGQFFCEIPHILKLSCSHSSIREIGLIVVSCCVAFGCFIFIVFSYVRIFRAVLRIPSQQGRHKAFSTCLPHLAVVFLFLSTAAFSNLKPPSISFPLLDLALSVLYSVVPPALNPLIYSLRNQELTGSLRKLVATFIDNNKVCLFFCRTF; via the coding sequence atgtccaacagcagctccatgccccagttcctcctcctggcattctcagacaggcgggagctgcagctcctgcacttctggctcttcctggccatctccctggctgccctcctggccaacggcctcatcctcagcgccgtagcctgtgaccaccacctgcacacccccatgggcttcttcctgctcaacctctccctcacagacctgggctgcatctgcaccactgtccccaaagccatgcacaattccctctgggacaccacaaccatctcctacacaggatgtgctgcacagctctttttctttgcctttttcatgtcagcagagttttccctcctcaccatcatgtgctacgaccgctacgttgccatctgtgaacccctgcactacgggaccctcctgggcagcagagcttgtgcccacatggcagcagctgcctgggccactgggtttctctattctctgctgcacacagccaatacattttccctgcccctgtgccagggcaatgccctgggccagttcttctgtgaaatcccacacatcctcaagctctcctgctcacactccagcatcagggaaattgggctcattgtggTTAGTTGCTGTGTAGCATTTgggtgtttcattttcattgtgttctcctatgtgcggatcttcagggctgtgctgaggatcccctctcagcagggacggcacaaagccttttccacgtgcctccctcacctggccgtggtcttCCTGTTCCTTAGCACTGCAGCATTTTCCaacctgaagcccccctccatctccttcccattgctggatctggccctgtcagttctgtattcggtggtgcctccagcactgaaccccctcatctacagcctcaggaaccaggaacTCACAGGCTCCCTGAGGAAACTGGTAGCTACATTTATAGACAATAATAAAgtgtgtctttttttctgcagaacatTTTGA